The sequence ATTGCGTAAAGTAGTTTAGCCGCCCGATTGGAGGAAATTGCATGTATCAATGAGCTGGCGATAACGGCCATTGCTCCAGAGACAACCAAGCATCCCCAAAGCTTCACCGTCCCAAATCCCGCGAATAAAGCCAGGTAGGCGATCGCTCCGGCCCATCCACCGAGAAAGGCGAAAAACTCCAACACAAGCCATTGTCGAATATGGACTCCACCTTTGTTCATCTTCGACACACGAGTTTTTTTTCGACGGGTTTACTCTGACTGCGGGCGGGGGAAGAGGATGGTTTTCTCGCCGAGGGTTTTGCCTTCGAGGCGGGTGCCCCAGTCGAGGTTGCCCGCGTAGGCGGTGACGGCGTCCGTGCCCAACAGGCCGAGCGTTTTTTCCGCCACACCGGGCATGACCGGAGTCAGCAGCACGCAGGCCAGGCGCAGTCCCTCGGCCATCGTCGCCAGCGAGGTGGCGAGCTTGGCCTGGTCGGCGGGATCGTCGGACTTGGCCAGCTTCCAGGGGGCGCGGATTTCGGCGTAGCGGTTGATCGCGCGGATGAAGCCAAAAGTCTTGTCGAGGCCGTTGTGGAACTGGAACTGCTCGAAGCGCTCCTGTACTTCGGGGCAGGTCTCGGCCCAGAGTTTGCGCAGGTCCTGCTCGGGCTCCTCGTCCACCGTGGCCGCGGGGATGAGCCCGCCCTGGCAGTAGCGGCCTCCCATGTTGAGCAGGCGCGAGAGGAGGTTGCCCAGGTCGTTGCCGAGGTCGTCGGTGTAGCGCGTGAGGAACTGCTCCGTGGTAAAGTCGCTGTCCTGTCCGACCGTCATCTCGCGGATAAAGAAGTACCGCAGCGAGTCGGGGCCGAACTTCTCAGCCAACTCCAACGGATCGACGATGTTGCCCGCGCTCTTGGACATTTTTTGCCCGGAGAGATTCCACCATCCATGCACAAGCAGGTGGCGCGGCAGCTCGATGCCGGAGGCCTTCAGCATGATCGGCCAGTAAACCGAGTGCGGCGGCACGAGGATGTCCTTGCCGATGACGTGGAAGTCCGCCGGCCAGCGCTTTTCAAAGTTGTCCGTGCCGTCACCGTAGCCAGGGGCGCTGATGTAGTTCGTGAGCGCGTCGAACCACACATAGGTCACGTAGTCCTCATCAAAGGGCAGCGGGATGCCCCACTCCAGGCGCTCCTTCGGGCGGGAAATACACAGGTCGTTGAGCGGCTCCTTCAGGAACTCGAGCACCTGCTTCTGCCGGAAGCGCGGGAAGATAAAGTCCTCCTGCGTCTTCAGGAAATCGATCAACCAATCCTGGTATTGGCTCAGTTTAAAGAAGTAGTTCTTCTCCGTGATCTCGATCACCTCGCCGAAAATCTCCGGCCACTCGCCATTAACCTTGTCCTTCTCTTGCAGAAACTGCTCCTGCCGCGCGCTGTAAAAGCCCTTGTACTCGGCCTGGTAAATTTCGCCCTTGTCGTAGAGCCCTTGCAGGATGCTGCGGACCACATCCTTGTGCCGGGGCTCGGTCGTGCGGATGAAGTCGTCGTTGGAAATGAGCATCACCTCGCACAGCCGTCGGAACTCGCCCGCCACGCGGTCGCAGAAATCCTGCGGCTCGATGCCCTGCTTGCGGGCGCTCTGCTGGACCTTCTGCCCGTGCTCGTCGAGGCCGGTGAGGAAATATACCTCGTCGCCCTGCAAGCGGCGATGCCGGCAAATCACGTCGGAGAGCACCTTCTCATAAGCGTGCCCGATGTGCGGTGAGCCGTTGGCGTAGTCAATCGCGGTGGTGAGCGTAAAAGTCTTCATGGCAAGGGGAACAAGGAAACCCGCCCGCCCCCAAAGCTCAACCCAAAACTCCGGGGTGCGTGACCGCACGGGACATTGAGGGGGGCAAGCCCCCCTACGGAGCCAAAAAGGCTCCTACCCCGTGCGTGACCGCACACGACATTGAGGGGGCAAGCCCCCTACGGAGCCAGAAAGGCTCCTACCCCCAATTTGCGAGCGCCGTGGCCGACTCAAGAAAGACGCTCCACTACTCCCCGTTGGCACGGAACCACTCGATCAGGGCCTGGACGGCCTTGGCACGGTGGCTGATGTGGTTTTTCACGTCGGAGCCGAGCTCGGCCAGGGTCTGATCGTAGCCTTCGGGGGCGAAGAGCGGGTCGTAGCCGAATCCGGCGTGACCGCGCGGGCGGATCACGATCCGGCCCTCGCAAGTGCCGTTGAAGACGGTTTCCTTGCCAGCGTGGTCCATCAGCACAAAGCAGCAGACGAAGCGGGCGGTTCGGCGATCGCGCGGCACCATCGCCAGTTCGTCCATCAAGCGGTGGTTGTTCTCGTCGCTGGTCGAGCCGGTCCCGGCGTAGCGGGCCGAGCGCACCCCCGGGGCCCCGCCGAGAATGTCAACGGCCAGGCCGCTGTCATCGGCCAGGACCCAAGCGTCTCCGGGCAGTTTGGGGGCAAGCGCGGCGGCTTTCAGGCGGGCATTGGCGACGAAGGTTGAGCCACTCTCATCCACATCGGGCATGCCGCCCAGCGCGGCCGCCGACTCCAATACGACCGGTACATCCGCCTCGGCCAGCATGGCGGCGATTTCCTCAACTTTGTGAGCGTTACTGGTGGCCAGGTAAACAGTGAATTTCTTGGACATTATGGATAAACGATGTGACCGCGCATGAGCTGGTCGTCCCCGTAGAGGGCGTGACGAATGTTTTTCAGGCGGGGTGCGGCATCGAGAGTCGTAGAAACAAGCCCGCGCAGCGCGGGCAGGGCTTCGGGGTCAGCCAGGAAAACCGGGGCGCGGTAGGAAAACAGGTAGTCGATCCGGTGCTCCTCCAGCAACAGCCCCAGCAAGCTGGACCCGCCCTCGACGTAAACACCGGTAATCCCGGCCTCGGTACATTTTTCCAAAAATGAGTCGAAAAAGCGCGCAGCGCGCATTTGCCAGACTTCCACGCCCGCGTCATTGAGGGTCTTCAGCCGGCGGGGGGCGTCGGCAGAATCCGTGACGACAATGGTCTGGCCGCGCCACTCGTCCGAGTAAACACGGGGCAGCGGTTCGCCGACCGTGCGCAGGGTCCGGTCAAAGATAAAGCGCGTCGGGCACCAGGTCTCCTCCAGGCGGCTGGTCAGCGCCGGATTGTCCACCCGCAGGGTATTCGACCCGACCGCGATGGCCGGGAAATAACGCCGCCAGCGATGAACGTCGCGCCGGGCCTCCTCACCGGTGATCCATTTCGAGTGGCCTTCCCGCGTCGCGGTGTGACCATCAAGCGTGGATGCGATCTTGGCCGCGACCAGCGGACGCTTGTGCACGATCCAGTGGTTAAAAATCAGGTTCAGGTCTTCGCAATCGGGCGCGAGCACGCCGGAAACCACTTCCACGCCGCGCTCCCGGAGCACGTCCAGGCCCCGGCCTGCGTGGTCGGGGTTCGGGTCGGTCGCGCCGACCACGATCTTGAGAATACCGGCCCGCAGGATCGCCTCGGTGCAGGGCGGGGTGCGACCCTCCGTGCTGCACGGCTCCAGCGTCACGTAGAGCGTCGCGCCGGGCTTGGGGTCGCGCCCGAGGGCGCGGATGGCGGCGACTTCGGCATGGGCCTCACCGGCTTTTTCGTGCCAGCCTTCTGCCACGATCTTGCCCTCCTCGACGATCAACGCGCCCACCATCGGGTTGGGATGGGTCTTGCCCCAGCCCCGGCGGGCCAGAGCCAATGCGCGCCGCATAAACGTCGTGTGGGCCGGATCCGTATTCATGGAACCAACCGGTCTATGAATCTTCTCTCCCCTCTGGCGAGAGAAATCTTTGTCACCCACTCGTGACAAAAATCACTTCCCACTCGCCGCTCCCT comes from Ruficoccus amylovorans and encodes:
- the rdgB gene encoding RdgB/HAM1 family non-canonical purine NTP pyrophosphatase, whose amino-acid sequence is MSKKFTVYLATSNAHKVEEIAAMLAEADVPVVLESAAALGGMPDVDESGSTFVANARLKAAALAPKLPGDAWVLADDSGLAVDILGGAPGVRSARYAGTGSTSDENNHRLMDELAMVPRDRRTARFVCCFVLMDHAGKETVFNGTCEGRIVIRPRGHAGFGYDPLFAPEGYDQTLAELGSDVKNHISHRAKAVQALIEWFRANGE
- the ribD gene encoding bifunctional diaminohydroxyphosphoribosylaminopyrimidine deaminase/5-amino-6-(5-phosphoribosylamino)uracil reductase RibD, whose translation is MNTDPAHTTFMRRALALARRGWGKTHPNPMVGALIVEEGKIVAEGWHEKAGEAHAEVAAIRALGRDPKPGATLYVTLEPCSTEGRTPPCTEAILRAGILKIVVGATDPNPDHAGRGLDVLRERGVEVVSGVLAPDCEDLNLIFNHWIVHKRPLVAAKIASTLDGHTATREGHSKWITGEEARRDVHRWRRYFPAIAVGSNTLRVDNPALTSRLEETWCPTRFIFDRTLRTVGEPLPRVYSDEWRGQTIVVTDSADAPRRLKTLNDAGVEVWQMRAARFFDSFLEKCTEAGITGVYVEGGSSLLGLLLEEHRIDYLFSYRAPVFLADPEALPALRGLVSTTLDAAPRLKNIRHALYGDDQLMRGHIVYP
- the metG gene encoding methionine--tRNA ligase, which produces MKTFTLTTAIDYANGSPHIGHAYEKVLSDVICRHRRLQGDEVYFLTGLDEHGQKVQQSARKQGIEPQDFCDRVAGEFRRLCEVMLISNDDFIRTTEPRHKDVVRSILQGLYDKGEIYQAEYKGFYSARQEQFLQEKDKVNGEWPEIFGEVIEITEKNYFFKLSQYQDWLIDFLKTQEDFIFPRFRQKQVLEFLKEPLNDLCISRPKERLEWGIPLPFDEDYVTYVWFDALTNYISAPGYGDGTDNFEKRWPADFHVIGKDILVPPHSVYWPIMLKASGIELPRHLLVHGWWNLSGQKMSKSAGNIVDPLELAEKFGPDSLRYFFIREMTVGQDSDFTTEQFLTRYTDDLGNDLGNLLSRLLNMGGRYCQGGLIPAATVDEEPEQDLRKLWAETCPEVQERFEQFQFHNGLDKTFGFIRAINRYAEIRAPWKLAKSDDPADQAKLATSLATMAEGLRLACVLLTPVMPGVAEKTLGLLGTDAVTAYAGNLDWGTRLEGKTLGEKTILFPRPQSE